The following proteins come from a genomic window of Nocardioides albertanoniae:
- a CDS encoding type II secretion system F family protein, protein MSLWVAAVTLGLAAALLPAPTMQLPGAAVAAAQDPSRPGGWMMRWRLLLGLLAAGAVYSFVGGVAGAVLAAPAGITCWLVIGRVEPADVRHEREAAKADLPALVRLLSAALASGAAPAEALVAVAAALPGPAAERLLPAASRLRLGADPEKTWRGLVDDPALAPLGRALARAQASGAPVATTVERLADDLTRNARAEVEDRARAVGVKAAVPLGLCLLPAFLLLGVVPVVGGLLSNLGI, encoded by the coding sequence ATGAGCTTATGGGTCGCCGCCGTCACGCTCGGCTTGGCCGCGGCGTTGCTGCCTGCGCCGACCATGCAGCTGCCTGGCGCGGCCGTCGCTGCTGCCCAGGATCCGAGCCGTCCTGGCGGCTGGATGATGCGGTGGCGGCTGCTGCTGGGTCTTCTTGCTGCCGGGGCCGTCTACTCCTTCGTGGGCGGCGTCGCCGGCGCAGTGCTCGCTGCCCCGGCGGGGATCACCTGCTGGCTGGTCATCGGACGGGTCGAGCCTGCCGACGTCCGTCACGAGCGAGAGGCGGCGAAGGCTGACCTGCCTGCTCTCGTCCGCCTGCTCTCCGCCGCGCTCGCCTCGGGCGCCGCGCCCGCCGAGGCGCTGGTGGCAGTAGCCGCCGCACTGCCCGGGCCTGCCGCCGAGCGCCTGCTCCCGGCGGCATCTCGACTACGTCTGGGTGCTGACCCGGAGAAGACGTGGCGCGGGCTGGTCGACGACCCCGCGCTGGCCCCGCTGGGGCGCGCGCTGGCCCGGGCGCAGGCGAGCGGTGCTCCGGTCGCGACGACCGTCGAGCGCCTCGCCGACGACCTCACCAGAAACGCGCGCGCGGAGGTCGAGGACCGCGCCCGTGCCGTCGGCGTCAAGGCCGCCGTGCCCCTCGGCCTCTGCCTCCTCCCCGCCTTCCTGCTTCTCGGTGTGGTCCCCGTCGTCGGCGGCCTCCTCTCCAACCTCGGTATCTGA
- a CDS encoding oxidoreductase, which translates to MKDDPLARLVSLEGVASGFAAARDGIDVMLRDRGLRRTSPETTAESLLRGAHASAVLEGSGSSLGEVRESGGDEIAQDAVRLSTELLSLAPVVKQTPLQAFARMHALAAGGSLSPEELGRPRSAEASARLRRLADLLLAPTSAPALVVAAFVHADLATAAPFASHNGLVARAAERLVLVARGVDEKSLVVPEAGHLALRAAYESNLRGFREGRQAGAHSWLLYAAEAYAAGAEASPLRLDAAE; encoded by the coding sequence GTGAAGGACGATCCGCTGGCCCGGTTGGTGTCGCTCGAAGGTGTGGCCTCTGGCTTCGCCGCAGCCCGTGACGGCATCGATGTCATGCTGCGTGACCGAGGTCTGCGGCGTACGTCGCCGGAGACCACGGCCGAGTCGCTGCTGCGTGGCGCGCACGCCTCCGCAGTGCTGGAGGGTTCCGGGTCGTCGCTGGGTGAGGTGCGCGAGTCCGGCGGCGACGAGATCGCTCAGGACGCGGTGCGGCTCTCGACCGAGCTGCTCTCGCTCGCGCCGGTCGTGAAGCAGACGCCGTTGCAGGCGTTCGCGCGGATGCACGCGCTCGCGGCGGGTGGCTCGTTGTCGCCCGAGGAGCTCGGTCGGCCGCGGTCTGCCGAGGCCTCTGCCCGGCTCCGGCGGCTCGCCGATCTGCTGTTGGCCCCGACCTCGGCGCCGGCGCTGGTGGTGGCTGCGTTCGTGCACGCCGACCTGGCCACGGCTGCTCCGTTCGCGTCCCACAACGGGCTGGTCGCGCGGGCCGCCGAGCGGCTGGTGCTGGTCGCGCGCGGTGTCGACGAGAAGTCGCTGGTCGTGCCGGAGGCCGGCCACCTGGCCCTGCGCGCGGCCTACGAGTCGAACCTGCGTGGCTTCCGTGAGGGCAGGCAGGCGGGCGCGCACTCGTGGCTGCTCTATGCGGCCGAGGCGTACGCTGCCGGGGCCGAGGCCTCGCCGTTGCGGCTGGACGCCGCCGAGTAG
- a CDS encoding TadA family conjugal transfer-associated ATPase, with protein sequence MSERVDVAPQVVDLVRDHLARTPGELTPHRVQQALRAEGRIVGDATVLAVFEMLRRDVVGAGPLEPLLRLPGVTDVLVNGPDQVFVDRGSGLEPVPVTFPDDDAVRRLAQRLAAGAGRRLDDASPYVDLRLGDGSRFHAVLAPLARPGTVISLRVPSARAFTLDELESSEMVVPEVADLLRRLVRARSAFLVSGGTGSGKTTLLASLLSLVPPEERLVLVEDASELRPDHPHVVGLEARPANIEAAGAVELHTLVRQALRMRPDRLVVGEVRGAEVVDLLAALNTGHEGGCGTLHANSAADVPARVEALALAAGLGRDAAHSQFASGVDVVVHLRRRDGRRVLTEVAVPRRDADGFVRMETACSVDVDGRVVAGPAADRLEALLGAGR encoded by the coding sequence ATGAGCGAGCGGGTCGATGTCGCGCCGCAGGTCGTCGACCTGGTCCGCGACCACCTGGCGCGTACGCCGGGCGAGCTCACCCCGCACCGCGTGCAGCAGGCGCTGCGGGCCGAGGGCCGGATCGTCGGCGACGCGACCGTGCTCGCGGTCTTCGAGATGCTTCGCCGAGATGTGGTCGGAGCGGGCCCGCTCGAGCCGTTGCTGCGGCTGCCCGGCGTGACCGATGTGCTCGTCAACGGGCCAGACCAGGTCTTCGTCGACCGTGGCTCGGGGCTGGAGCCTGTTCCGGTCACGTTCCCCGACGACGACGCGGTGCGGAGGCTGGCCCAGCGGCTCGCCGCCGGAGCCGGCCGCCGCCTCGACGATGCCTCGCCCTACGTCGACCTGCGGTTGGGCGACGGCAGCCGGTTCCACGCGGTGCTGGCGCCGTTGGCGCGGCCGGGCACGGTGATCTCGCTGCGGGTGCCCTCGGCGCGTGCGTTCACGCTCGACGAGCTGGAGTCCTCCGAGATGGTCGTCCCCGAGGTGGCCGATCTGCTGCGCCGACTGGTGCGGGCGAGGTCGGCGTTTCTGGTCTCCGGGGGCACCGGGTCCGGCAAGACGACGCTGCTGGCGTCGCTGCTCTCGTTGGTGCCGCCCGAGGAGCGGCTGGTGCTGGTGGAGGACGCCTCCGAGCTGCGTCCGGACCATCCCCACGTGGTCGGCCTCGAGGCGCGCCCGGCAAATATCGAGGCGGCCGGCGCCGTCGAGCTTCACACGCTGGTGCGACAAGCGCTCCGGATGCGCCCCGACCGGCTGGTCGTGGGCGAGGTGCGTGGCGCCGAGGTGGTCGATCTCCTGGCGGCGTTGAACACCGGCCACGAGGGCGGCTGCGGCACGCTGCATGCCAACTCCGCGGCCGACGTCCCGGCGCGGGTCGAGGCGCTGGCGCTGGCGGCCGGTCTCGGGCGCGACGCGGCCCACAGCCAGTTCGCCTCCGGGGTGGACGTGGTGGTGCACCTGCGCAGACGAGACGGGCGGCGGGTGCTGACCGAGGTCGCCGTGCCACGCCGTGACGCCGACGGGTTCGTGCGGATGGAGACCGCCTGCTCGGTCGATGTCGACGGGCGGGTCGTCGCAGGTCCGGCCGCCGACCGGCTCGAGGCGCTGCTGGGAGCGGGCCGATGA
- a CDS encoding HAD family hydrolase — protein sequence MTRVAAFFDLDKTIIAKSSTLAFSKHFQAGGLITRAAMIRSAYSQFVYTVGGADHDQMEKMRKALSEMVTGWDVATVKAIVKDTLHNVVDPLVYEEAVQLIEEHHAQGHDVIIVSASGTELVEPIGAMLGADRVVATQMEIADGRYTGEIALYAYREEKARAVQELAERFGYDLDESYAYSDSVTDTPMLEEVGHAFAVNPDKDLRKVAKERGWEILVFDKPVALRSRVLTPSTPTLAALAVGGAVAIAGGVIWAGTKRRRLGA from the coding sequence ATGACACGCGTCGCTGCGTTCTTCGACCTCGACAAGACGATCATCGCGAAGTCGAGCACGCTTGCGTTCTCCAAGCACTTCCAGGCCGGCGGTCTGATCACCCGCGCGGCCATGATCCGCTCGGCCTACTCCCAGTTCGTCTACACCGTCGGCGGGGCCGACCACGACCAGATGGAGAAGATGCGCAAGGCGCTCTCCGAGATGGTCACCGGCTGGGACGTCGCCACCGTGAAGGCGATCGTCAAGGACACCCTCCACAACGTCGTCGACCCCCTCGTCTACGAGGAGGCCGTGCAGCTCATCGAGGAGCACCACGCCCAGGGCCACGACGTCATCATCGTCTCGGCCTCGGGCACCGAGCTCGTCGAGCCGATCGGTGCGATGCTCGGCGCCGACCGCGTCGTCGCCACCCAGATGGAGATCGCCGACGGTCGCTACACCGGCGAGATCGCGCTCTACGCCTACCGCGAGGAGAAGGCGCGCGCGGTCCAAGAGCTCGCCGAGCGCTTCGGCTACGACCTCGACGAGTCCTACGCCTACTCCGACTCCGTCACCGACACCCCCATGCTGGAGGAGGTCGGTCACGCGTTCGCGGTCAACCCCGACAAGGATCTCCGCAAGGTCGCCAAGGAGCGCGGCTGGGAGATCCTGGTCTTCGACAAGCCGGTCGCGCTGCGCAGCCGGGTGCTCACCCCGTCGACCCCGACGCTGGCCGCGCTGGCCGTCGGCGGTGCCGTCGCGATCGCCGGCGGCGTCATCTGGGCCGGCACGAAGCGCCGTCGCCTCGGCGCCTGA
- a CDS encoding class I SAM-dependent methyltransferase, which translates to MTDPASPDPARSFGSVADSYDRGRPSYPKDAVTWLVGAEPCSVLELGAGTGKLTEVLVELGHDVFATDPDDAMLDILSGKLPDVRATSGTAEQIPTGDGLYDVVIVGQAFHWFDHAKALSEIGRVLRTDGRLAVIQNERDERIPWVRKLGRLIGKQEGDFDPTGILDDSGMFSAVETQTFRHWQVVDRQSIQDLVLSRSNIATLAPEAQDQKRREVLAFYDDYGRGMDGMQLPYNCRAWRSQVLPHAQLTHQHSAETDETAGAHETTGTASSTTSADDRGQEPSPEVPLAKRTDTAVRLPRVVTDPDNGDDDLLIDFR; encoded by the coding sequence ATGACCGACCCAGCCAGCCCCGATCCGGCACGCTCCTTCGGCAGCGTGGCGGACAGCTATGACCGCGGCCGACCGTCCTACCCGAAGGACGCGGTCACGTGGCTGGTCGGCGCGGAGCCGTGCTCCGTGCTGGAGCTCGGCGCGGGCACCGGCAAGCTGACCGAGGTGCTGGTCGAGCTCGGCCACGACGTCTTCGCGACCGACCCCGACGACGCGATGCTCGACATCCTCTCGGGCAAGCTGCCCGACGTGCGCGCCACCAGCGGCACGGCCGAGCAGATCCCGACCGGCGACGGTCTCTACGACGTCGTCATCGTCGGTCAGGCCTTCCACTGGTTCGACCACGCCAAGGCTCTCTCCGAGATCGGGCGGGTGTTGCGTACGGACGGACGGCTCGCCGTGATCCAGAACGAGCGCGACGAGCGCATCCCGTGGGTGCGCAAGCTCGGCAGGCTGATCGGCAAGCAGGAGGGCGACTTCGACCCGACCGGGATCCTCGACGACTCCGGGATGTTCTCGGCCGTCGAGACGCAGACGTTCCGTCACTGGCAGGTCGTCGACCGCCAGTCGATCCAGGATCTGGTGCTCTCGCGCTCCAACATCGCCACGCTCGCGCCGGAGGCCCAGGACCAGAAGCGGCGTGAGGTGCTCGCCTTCTACGACGACTACGGCCGGGGCATGGACGGCATGCAGCTGCCCTACAACTGCCGCGCCTGGCGCAGCCAGGTCCTGCCCCACGCCCAGCTCACGCACCAGCACTCCGCGGAGACCGACGAGACCGCCGGCGCCCACGAGACCACCGGCACCGCCAGCAGCACCACCAGCGCCGACGACCGGGGTCAGGAGCCGAGCCCGGAGGTGCCGCTCGCCAAGCGCACCGACACCGCCGTACGCCTCCCCCGGGTCGTCACCGACCCGGACAACGGCGACGACGACCTGCTCATCGACTTCCGGTGA
- the ssd gene encoding septum site-determining protein Ssd: MTSEPLVITSDSLLAAEAARLAAASGVTVEECPAAVDALRRWQRSPLILVGTDLLVELASLRPPRRDGVYVVGWGQAGEPALRAALEVGAETMLELPSAESVVSGLLADVSDGEGGDGLVIGVLAGSGGAGATTYAAALASLGAERGSTLLVDADRLGPGAGRVLGLEDLPGVTWGDLGQTAGRLGARALREAVPHVGSLGLLGWPVGDASAPQPEVVREVLAAARRGHDLVVVDLPRESDSATEALVTGCDLVLIVVRANVTGTASAARLVARLPERDRLSVVVRGRAAEPEAVGRALGLPVAASMGDQRGLSEAIDLGLGPIRSRRAPLARAAAEVLTRCRVRAGAMAA; this comes from the coding sequence ATGACCTCAGAACCGCTCGTCATCACCTCAGACTCGCTGCTCGCCGCGGAGGCCGCCCGGCTCGCCGCCGCATCCGGTGTCACCGTCGAGGAATGCCCCGCCGCCGTCGACGCGTTGCGGCGCTGGCAGAGATCGCCGCTGATCCTCGTCGGCACCGATCTGCTGGTCGAGCTGGCCTCGTTGCGACCTCCACGACGAGACGGTGTCTACGTCGTGGGCTGGGGCCAGGCGGGCGAGCCCGCGCTTCGGGCCGCCCTCGAGGTGGGTGCCGAGACGATGTTGGAGCTGCCGTCCGCGGAGTCGGTGGTCTCCGGGCTGCTCGCCGACGTGAGCGACGGCGAAGGCGGTGACGGGCTCGTCATCGGAGTGCTGGCCGGCTCGGGAGGAGCGGGCGCGACGACGTACGCCGCGGCGCTGGCCAGTCTGGGCGCCGAGCGTGGGTCGACCCTGCTGGTCGATGCCGACCGGCTCGGGCCCGGCGCGGGTCGTGTGCTCGGGCTCGAGGATCTGCCCGGTGTGACCTGGGGCGATCTCGGGCAGACGGCCGGGCGGCTGGGGGCCCGGGCGCTGCGCGAGGCGGTGCCGCACGTCGGCTCGCTGGGGCTGCTGGGCTGGCCCGTCGGCGATGCGTCGGCGCCGCAGCCGGAGGTCGTGCGCGAGGTGCTCGCTGCCGCGCGACGGGGTCACGACCTCGTCGTCGTCGATCTGCCCCGTGAGTCGGACTCCGCCACCGAGGCGCTCGTGACGGGGTGCGACCTGGTGCTCATCGTCGTCCGCGCCAACGTCACCGGCACCGCGTCGGCCGCGCGGTTGGTCGCGCGCCTGCCCGAGCGCGACCGCCTCAGCGTGGTCGTCCGTGGTCGTGCGGCCGAGCCCGAGGCCGTCGGACGCGCCCTGGGGCTCCCCGTCGCTGCCTCGATGGGTGACCAGCGCGGCCTCTCCGAGGCGATCGACCTGGGCCTGGGCCCGATCCGCTCCCGACGAGCGCCGCTCGCGCGTGCCGCCGCCGAGGTGCTCACCCGCTGCCGGGTGCGCGCGGGGGCGATGGCGGCATGA
- a CDS encoding type II secretion system F family protein, translated as MSGLSLGLVACLAGAAVALMLRTLAPVGRQARAWRLPRWSLLLAALIPIVFPGKTVVAAVLLGIATFGGVALWRRRCERIEAGRTATRVVEACEQMAAELAAGHPPGPALSQLAEEWPVVEPVAEAQRMGADVPAAWREVAQAPGAGSLRVVAAAWQIAHQTGSGLADALDRVALDLRAAAATQRVVDGELGSARSTARLIAALPVAALAMGSGVGGDPVAFLFGSPVGLACLGLGLLLGWMGLWWIEGIARGVEAR; from the coding sequence ATGAGCGGCCTGAGCCTCGGGCTGGTCGCCTGCCTGGCAGGTGCGGCGGTGGCGCTGATGCTTCGTACGCTGGCCCCGGTCGGCCGGCAGGCGCGCGCATGGCGGCTGCCGCGATGGTCCCTGCTCCTCGCCGCCCTGATCCCCATCGTCTTCCCGGGCAAGACGGTCGTCGCGGCTGTCTTGCTCGGGATCGCCACGTTCGGCGGGGTCGCCCTGTGGCGACGCCGTTGCGAGCGGATCGAGGCGGGGCGTACGGCCACCCGAGTCGTGGAGGCCTGCGAGCAGATGGCGGCCGAGCTCGCCGCCGGCCACCCGCCCGGGCCGGCGCTGTCGCAGCTCGCCGAGGAGTGGCCGGTGGTCGAGCCGGTCGCGGAGGCGCAGCGGATGGGGGCCGACGTCCCGGCTGCCTGGCGGGAGGTTGCCCAGGCGCCGGGAGCGGGTTCGCTGCGGGTGGTCGCGGCCGCCTGGCAGATCGCTCATCAGACCGGCAGCGGTCTCGCGGACGCACTCGACCGGGTGGCGTTGGACCTGCGCGCGGCGGCCGCCACCCAGCGCGTGGTCGACGGCGAGCTCGGCTCGGCCCGCTCGACGGCCCGCCTGATCGCGGCGTTGCCGGTGGCGGCCCTGGCGATGGGCAGCGGAGTCGGCGGTGACCCGGTGGCGTTCCTGTTCGGGTCGCCTGTGGGTCTCGCCTGCCTCGGTCTGGGGCTGCTGCTCGGGTGGATGGGGCTGTGGTGGATCGAGGGCATCGCGCGCGGGGTGGAGGCCCGATGA
- a CDS encoding glycosyltransferase: MSNVAYLEDGPSVLSLYEGFFAGGARILHTAVVRALDATTPQHHTVLSLSDRVQREFTAQRISSDSSYRRLTAAGVPVRALRRTPSGPITTSQLKRVAQSVAKADVVLSLKEQPLTVLGRVGTSGTPLITCLHRSDPEHQGAGVQELIDLDRAGLLTAAVCCAESTQLAYHQATGIPLERLPVFPNGVDLDRFRTDPELRAGKRAELGVGGDEPVVMIAARFDEMKNVPLFVRAARRFVQEHPDAHLVMCGAGMTRDNPAFAELVTGELGSWSALETNLHALGIQSQMAALYNAADLITLTSAFGEAAPLCLLEGMACGAVPVTTPVGDAPAMVGDARLVSSFDPAETAESWKAAFAQREEHFERIFRERRRLSEQRLFDAYAQLVQVCAGSASVPLAV, translated from the coding sequence ATGTCGAACGTGGCATACCTCGAGGACGGCCCGTCCGTCCTCTCCCTCTACGAAGGTTTCTTCGCCGGCGGCGCCCGGATCCTGCACACCGCAGTGGTGCGCGCGCTCGACGCCACCACGCCTCAGCACCACACGGTGCTGAGCCTGAGCGACCGCGTGCAGCGCGAGTTCACCGCCCAGCGGATCTCGTCCGACAGCTCCTATCGCCGCCTGACCGCGGCCGGCGTGCCCGTCAGAGCCTTGAGGCGTACGCCGAGCGGGCCCATCACCACCAGCCAGCTCAAGCGGGTGGCGCAGTCGGTGGCGAAGGCCGACGTCGTCCTCTCCCTCAAGGAGCAGCCGCTCACCGTGCTCGGGAGGGTCGGCACCTCGGGCACCCCGCTGATCACCTGCCTGCACCGCTCCGACCCCGAGCACCAGGGCGCCGGCGTACAGGAGCTGATCGACCTCGACCGCGCCGGCCTGCTGACGGCTGCGGTCTGCTGCGCGGAGTCGACGCAGCTGGCCTACCACCAGGCCACCGGGATCCCGCTCGAGCGGCTGCCCGTCTTCCCGAACGGCGTCGACCTCGACAGGTTCCGCACCGACCCCGAGCTGCGTGCGGGCAAGCGGGCCGAGCTCGGCGTGGGCGGCGACGAGCCGGTCGTGATGATCGCCGCGCGCTTCGACGAGATGAAGAACGTGCCGCTCTTCGTGCGCGCCGCACGCCGGTTCGTGCAGGAGCATCCCGACGCCCATCTGGTCATGTGCGGAGCCGGGATGACCCGCGACAACCCCGCGTTCGCCGAGCTGGTCACCGGTGAGCTCGGCAGCTGGTCGGCCTTGGAGACCAACCTGCACGCCCTCGGGATCCAGAGCCAGATGGCGGCGCTCTACAACGCGGCCGACCTGATCACGCTCACCTCGGCGTTCGGCGAGGCCGCTCCGCTGTGCCTGCTCGAGGGCATGGCCTGCGGCGCGGTGCCGGTGACCACGCCGGTCGGCGACGCCCCCGCGATGGTCGGCGACGCCCGCCTGGTCTCGAGCTTCGACCCCGCCGAGACGGCCGAGTCGTGGAAGGCCGCCTTCGCGCAGCGCGAGGAGCACTTCGAACGCATCTTCCGCGAGCGCCGACGCCTCTCCGAGCAGCGGCTCTTCGACGCCTACGCGCAGCTGGTCCAGGTCTGCGCCGGGTCGGCCTCCGTGCCGCTCGCCGTCTGA
- a CDS encoding DUF4244 domain-containing protein, protein MTKAHLQKNEKGITTAEYAVGTAAGAGLAGLLYKLLTGGLGNDLLNRLFQHVLSLLGV, encoded by the coding sequence ATGACCAAGGCACATCTTCAGAAGAACGAGAAGGGGATCACCACGGCGGAGTATGCCGTCGGCACGGCTGCCGGCGCCGGCCTTGCCGGCCTGCTCTACAAGCTGCTGACCGGCGGTCTCGGCAACGACCTGCTCAACCGGTTGTTCCAGCACGTTCTCAGCCTCCTCGGAGTCTGA
- a CDS encoding TadE family protein translates to MAERDERGAATAELVMVIPLLVAVTIGLVWLLSVGAAQIQVVDAARETARAVARGDDSGSAAARGRRVGPAGTQVSVSAGSEEVVASARARVEGPGGIFTWMPGVTVHGEAVAATEATQGEQ, encoded by the coding sequence GTGGCCGAGCGGGATGAGCGTGGCGCCGCCACGGCGGAGCTGGTGATGGTCATCCCGCTCCTGGTGGCCGTCACGATCGGGCTGGTGTGGTTGCTGTCGGTCGGTGCCGCTCAGATCCAGGTGGTCGACGCGGCGCGGGAGACCGCCCGGGCCGTTGCGCGAGGCGACGACAGCGGCTCCGCGGCAGCCCGCGGACGTCGGGTCGGCCCCGCCGGCACGCAGGTGAGCGTCAGCGCTGGGTCCGAGGAGGTCGTGGCGTCGGCTCGAGCGCGCGTCGAGGGCCCCGGTGGGATCTTCACCTGGATGCCGGGGGTGACGGTGCACGGCGAGGCGGTCGCTGCGACCGAGGCGACCCAGGGGGAGCAGTGA
- a CDS encoding S1 family peptidase, translating to MRSTRFRARIAAAAFGLGLIVAGATPAIAAPAPAADEPDRSKVSPRALAAVHSAVDSAINGSAVSGIAWYTDQATGKVVVTADSTVTESLLGKVTRAVGVDPALLSVKHVKGEFRPLMGAGDAIYGAGYRCSLGFNVRSGGTYYFLTAGHCGDRAENWYTNSGQTTRIGPTAKSSFPGNDYALVRYDNTSLTHSGGYSAGDAHVGQHVTRDGSSSGTHSGTVKALNVSVKYKGSGTVRGMIQTNICAESGDSGGPLYDGSTALGITSGGSGDCSSGGTTFFQPVREALDAYGVNIY from the coding sequence ATGAGGTCCACCCGATTTCGCGCCCGCATCGCCGCGGCAGCCTTCGGGCTCGGTCTGATCGTCGCCGGTGCCACGCCGGCGATCGCCGCGCCCGCGCCCGCCGCCGACGAGCCGGATCGGTCGAAGGTCAGCCCCAGGGCGCTCGCCGCGGTGCACTCGGCCGTCGACTCCGCGATCAACGGGTCGGCCGTCTCCGGCATCGCCTGGTATACCGACCAGGCCACCGGCAAGGTCGTCGTGACCGCCGACTCCACCGTCACCGAGTCTCTGCTCGGCAAGGTCACCCGGGCCGTCGGCGTCGACCCGGCGCTGCTCAGCGTGAAGCACGTCAAGGGCGAGTTCAGGCCGCTGATGGGTGCCGGCGACGCGATCTACGGCGCCGGCTACCGGTGCTCGCTGGGCTTCAACGTACGCAGCGGCGGCACGTACTACTTCCTGACCGCCGGTCACTGTGGAGACCGGGCGGAGAACTGGTACACCAACTCCGGCCAGACCACGCGGATCGGGCCGACCGCGAAGTCGAGCTTCCCCGGCAACGACTACGCGCTGGTGCGCTACGACAACACCTCGCTGACCCACTCCGGCGGCTACTCCGCGGGCGATGCCCACGTGGGTCAGCACGTCACCCGCGACGGCTCGTCGTCCGGCACCCACTCCGGCACCGTCAAGGCGCTCAACGTCTCGGTCAAGTACAAGGGGTCCGGCACCGTGCGCGGCATGATCCAGACCAACATCTGCGCCGAGTCGGGCGACTCCGGCGGACCGCTCTACGACGGCTCGACCGCGCTCGGCATCACCTCGGGCGGGTCCGGCGACTGCTCCTCCGGCGGCACCACCTTCTTCCAGCCCGTGCGCGAGGCGCTCGACGCCTACGGCGTGAACATCTACTGA
- a CDS encoding Rv3654c family TadE-like protein, producing MSAVRSARDERGSAAPFAVGVIGLLIFVGAALGVVGAVFVAHRTAQSAADLAALAGANALQVSEDACATARAIADRNGARLESCEIVDEDVTVTVQVEGPRWLGQPGDPVAEARAGPTD from the coding sequence GTGAGTGCGGTCAGGTCGGCCCGTGACGAACGAGGCTCTGCGGCTCCGTTCGCCGTCGGAGTGATCGGTCTGCTGATCTTCGTGGGTGCGGCGCTCGGCGTGGTGGGCGCGGTCTTCGTGGCCCACCGCACCGCCCAGTCGGCCGCTGATCTGGCGGCGCTGGCCGGAGCCAACGCGCTCCAGGTCTCGGAAGACGCGTGTGCGACGGCCCGGGCGATCGCCGACCGCAACGGTGCGAGGCTCGAGTCGTGCGAGATCGTCGACGAAGACGTCACCGTCACCGTGCAGGTCGAAGGTCCGCGCTGGTTGGGGCAGCCCGGTGACCCGGTCGCCGAGGCGAGAGCGGGCCCGACGGACTAG